DNA from Roseimicrobium sp. ORNL1:
AAGCTGGCCAAGCTCACCCAGGCAAAGGTCACCCCCGAAGTCGCCGTCCTCGCTCCGGATGGCAAGACCACGCTCTACCAGGGCCGCGTTAATGACCTCTACCTCGGCCCCACCAAACGCCAACGTCAGGCCACCACCAAGGACCTGCGCGATGCGCTCGATGCCATCCAGGAAGGCAAACCGGTGACGAATGCAAAGACCGAAGCCATGGGATGCAAGATCAGCGGGATGAAGTGAGTCGCGGTCTGTCGAATGAACACCGGGTCGCCCACGTTTGTCATGTCATCGCAGTCATGGATGAATCCTCTTCACCCCCGCCCCACCCCTCCCCAAATCATCTGGAGGAGGACATCGCCATTCACATCTTCTCCGTTTCCGCGGCCATGGTGGGGGTGTGCATCACCGTCATCAGCATCGTGCGGGTGGTGATCCGTGCCGAGGGGGTGAATACCCTCGCCGACGACCTGCTCGCGCTGGATGCGCTCGTCTTTCTCAGCTCTTGCCTCCTCTCCTACTGGGCGCTCCGTACCCGCAAGAAGAACCGCATGTTCCGTGTGGAGCGCGCCGCGGACATCATCTTCCTCACCGGCCTTTCCGTGATGGCGATCGTCTGCGTGCTGATTGTGTGGGCGGTGATTTGATAGACATCGCACCGGCCAAGGAGTGGGGCCATTCCTGGCCCCATTGAAAACGTTGCGGCCCGTTCATGTTACGAATCGCCCTTCGGATACAAACGGAGGCAATGACGCAGCCTCCCAAGGCATCGGTGTGTGGCATACCCAAAATGGGAGCAAGAATGCTCCCACTCCTTGGTCCCGCCGCCACGCATCATCTCCTCAATCACTCCGCCCGAGACTTCACACGCTCCTTCTCCGCAGCCACCGCCTTGTGCGCGGTCTCCTGCAGGAACTTCACGTACTCCGCATCCAGCCCTTTTGGTACATAGCTGTTCCCCACCACGCTCTCGCCGTAGAGCACTTCATAGAACACACAGGCGCCCAGGTATTCACCGACTGCGTTTGCGTGGTGACCGTCCATGCCGAGCGTGGTCTTGCCATCCTTCTTCTTCCAGCTCCAGCCGACGTGAAGTGAATGCGTCTGGTCTGGCAGTTCAGGACTCTTTGCCTTCTTCGGATCAAACTTCGCATCGGCTCCCGCGAAACCCCACTTCGGATCCGTGTCTGCGAGGTAGAGAGCATCGCCACTGGGGATGATGGCCACGCCAAGTTCCTTCGCGATAGTGTGATAGGCGTTCCTCAGCATCTCATACATCTCCTGCTGGGTCTTGGGTTCGCCCTCCTTGGGCTCCTTCACGGAGAAGCGCGGGTCATCTTTGCGATACGCCCAGGTTTCATGCACCATCAGGGTCGCCTGAGGT
Protein-coding regions in this window:
- a CDS encoding DUF4886 domain-containing protein: MNRRLFSSCFAVLALACLLPQSAFSQATTVPGADPASKVSGTGSGKTVKLLTIGNSFSANATKCLGDIVKAGGHTLIHRSLVIGGASMQVHWDKAMLHEKSPKDAKGLYTFKQGLPEALASNKWDVVTIQQASIKSHDLSTYQPYANQLRDYVKKHAPQATLMVHETWAYRKDDPRFSVKEPKEGEPKTQQEMYEMLRNAYHTIAKELGVAIIPSGDALYLADTDPKWGFAGADAKFDPKKAKSPELPDQTHSLHVGWSWKKKDGKTTLGMDGHHANAVGEYLGACVFYEVLYGESVVGNSYVPKGLDAEYVKFLQETAHKAVAAEKERVKSRAE